Proteins encoded together in one Synechococcus sp. A15-62 window:
- the psb27 gene encoding photosystem II protein Psb27 — protein sequence MLSALTRLLRPLSRAAVALGLGLCLLLTACSGDAEARLSGDYVEDTVAVSRTLLTVIDLPQDDPTHAEAEADARALINDYMSRYRPQPRVNGLSSFTTMQTALNSLAGHYASYANRPLPEALHDRIAKELNKAEKSVVRGS from the coding sequence ATGCTCTCCGCACTGACACGCCTGCTTCGCCCCCTCAGCCGGGCTGCTGTAGCCCTTGGCCTCGGGTTATGCCTCCTGCTGACGGCCTGCAGTGGAGACGCTGAAGCTCGTCTGAGCGGCGACTACGTGGAAGACACCGTGGCGGTCTCCCGCACGCTGCTGACGGTGATCGACCTGCCTCAGGACGATCCCACCCACGCGGAAGCTGAAGCCGACGCGCGGGCCCTGATCAACGACTACATGTCCCGTTATCGGCCCCAGCCCCGTGTGAACGGACTCAGCTCCTTCACCACGATGCAGACCGCGCTCAATTCGCTGGCTGGTCACTACGCCTCCTACGCCAATCGCCCCCTTCCGGAAGCGCTGCACGACCGCATCGCCAAGGAACTCAACAAGGCTGAGAAATCAGTTGTCCGGGGCAGCTGA
- a CDS encoding arsenate reductase family protein, with the protein MAGTLQVYSYNRCSTCRKALTWLTKRGIAHEVHDITLTPPSKDMLVAAHQSLGDRKLLFNTSGQSYRAMGAAAVKALSDDEALEALAADGKLIKRPFVEVNSSTYLTGFKPDLWKSALQG; encoded by the coding sequence TTGGCCGGAACTCTCCAGGTCTACAGCTACAACCGCTGCAGCACCTGTCGAAAGGCATTGACTTGGCTTACTAAGCGAGGCATTGCCCACGAGGTGCACGACATCACCCTGACTCCACCGTCCAAGGACATGTTGGTGGCCGCTCACCAATCTCTCGGCGACAGGAAGCTGTTGTTCAACACCAGTGGTCAGAGCTATCGCGCCATGGGCGCGGCAGCAGTGAAGGCGCTGTCGGATGACGAGGCTCTCGAGGCCTTGGCTGCCGATGGCAAGTTGATCAAACGTCCCTTTGTGGAGGTGAATTCCTCCACGTATTTGACCGGTTTCAAGCCTGATCTTTGGAAATCGGCACTCCAGGGCTGA
- the lepB gene encoding signal peptidase I: MKGRVSAIWEFWAPFLFTVSLYLLLRQFAFEARYIPSGSMLPGLQVGDKLIVEKLSYRSRPPQRGEIVVFNSPSAFDPVWKLEAGQPNPLKCGFVTFPGISWVVDRVLLQRYPECEAWIKRVVGVPGDVVEVNSRGAVSINGTAFNEPYVTNFCSDRDGMIGCKGLYAVVPEGNVVVLGDNRRNSQDARRWPGGPFLPDNQIIGRAVFRFWPPSRVGPLSN; encoded by the coding sequence GTGAAGGGCAGAGTGAGCGCGATCTGGGAGTTCTGGGCCCCTTTTCTGTTCACGGTTTCGCTGTATCTCCTGCTTCGGCAGTTCGCCTTTGAAGCCCGCTATATCCCTTCGGGGTCGATGCTGCCGGGTCTTCAGGTGGGCGACAAGTTGATCGTCGAGAAGCTGTCGTATCGCTCCCGACCTCCTCAGCGGGGAGAGATCGTTGTGTTCAATTCTCCGAGCGCCTTCGATCCCGTTTGGAAGTTGGAGGCGGGGCAACCCAATCCACTGAAGTGTGGCTTCGTCACCTTCCCTGGCATCAGCTGGGTTGTGGATCGTGTGCTGCTTCAGCGCTATCCCGAATGTGAAGCCTGGATCAAACGAGTGGTGGGTGTGCCTGGTGATGTTGTGGAGGTCAACAGCCGTGGTGCCGTGAGCATCAATGGCACGGCCTTCAATGAGCCTTACGTCACCAACTTCTGCTCCGATCGCGACGGAATGATCGGCTGCAAGGGCCTGTATGCAGTTGTTCCCGAAGGCAACGTCGTTGTCCTGGGCGACAACCGCCGCAACAGCCAGGACGCCCGTCGTTGGCCGGGCGGACCGTTTTTGCCTGACAATCAGATCATCGGGCGTGCCGTCTTCCGCTTCTGGCCCCCTTCACGTGTCGGTCCGCTTAGCAACTGA
- a CDS encoding inorganic diphosphatase, giving the protein MDLHQLPPSPSPGLVNLIVEIPAGSRNKYEYSAEAGVMVLDRVMHSSVRYPFDYGFIPNTLAEDGSPLDAMVIMAEPTFAGCLIKARPIGVLDLHDRDVYDGKILCVPDADPRQDEIRSIRQIAASQLEDVAEFFRTYRTLQGSVVSIDGWRDLDAVQPLLDSCINAAD; this is encoded by the coding sequence ATGGATCTCCATCAGCTCCCCCCGTCACCTTCGCCAGGCTTGGTGAATCTCATCGTTGAGATTCCGGCAGGAAGCAGAAACAAATACGAATATTCCGCCGAAGCCGGCGTGATGGTTCTCGACCGGGTGATGCACTCCTCAGTGCGTTACCCCTTTGATTACGGCTTCATCCCCAATACGTTGGCGGAGGATGGATCTCCCCTCGACGCCATGGTGATCATGGCTGAACCCACGTTCGCTGGTTGCCTGATCAAGGCTCGCCCCATCGGCGTGTTGGACCTCCACGACCGGGATGTTTACGACGGGAAGATTCTCTGTGTCCCGGACGCAGACCCCCGTCAGGACGAGATCCGAAGCATTCGTCAGATCGCCGCATCCCAGCTGGAGGACGTTGCGGAATTTTTCAGGACATACCGCACGTTGCAGGGCAGCGTCGTGTCGATTGATGGATGGCGCGACCTCGATGCGGTTCAGCCGTTGCTTGATTCCTGCATCAATGCAGCCGATTGA
- a CDS encoding proline--tRNA ligase: MRVSRLLLVTLRDVPAEAEITSHQLLLRAGYIRRVGSGIYAYLPLMWRVLQKITAVVREEMNRAGAQETLLPQLHPAELWQKSGRWQGYTAGEGIMFHLEDRQGRELGLGPTHEEVITSLAGELLRSYRQLPVNLYQIQTKFRDEIRPRFGLMRGREFIMKDAYSFHASEADLRETYGAMDQAYRRIFERCGLDAVPVDADSGAIGGAASQEFMVTADAGEDLILISDDGQYAANQEKAVSIPSAASPLPDGPEESIPTPGLGSIESLCDTKGWNPSQVVKVLLFVATLDDETLQPLLVSLRGDQELNPTKVVNAVSRTLNKGVLDCRPITPDDTNRQQIDPIPFGSIGPDLSDDVLKGAKTWEPTFLRLADETASELGSFICGANQPDLHRFNTSWTAIEQKPTSLDLRNARAGDVCQHNPKSRLTEKRGIEVGHIFQLGRKYSEAMESRFTNENGKTEPFWMGCYGIGVSRLAQAAVEQHHDDSGICWPTAIAPFEAIVVVANIQDDTQAQLGEALYAELQAADVDVLLDDRKERAGVKFKDADLIGIPWRIVVGRDASEGTVELVRRSSREVQKLPHVEAVSCLIKALHP; encoded by the coding sequence ATGCGCGTCTCCCGCCTGCTGCTGGTGACGCTTCGGGATGTTCCCGCCGAAGCGGAGATCACCTCGCATCAGTTGCTTCTCAGGGCCGGGTATATCCGTCGCGTTGGATCAGGGATCTACGCCTATCTCCCCTTGATGTGGAGGGTGCTGCAAAAGATCACCGCTGTGGTGCGCGAGGAGATGAACCGCGCCGGTGCTCAGGAAACCCTGCTGCCGCAGCTGCATCCTGCTGAGCTCTGGCAGAAAAGCGGGCGCTGGCAGGGCTACACCGCTGGCGAGGGGATCATGTTTCACCTCGAAGACCGCCAGGGCAGAGAGTTGGGGCTTGGACCAACCCATGAAGAGGTGATCACCAGCCTGGCGGGCGAGCTGCTGAGGTCATACCGGCAGCTTCCCGTGAACCTCTATCAGATCCAGACCAAATTTCGCGACGAGATCCGTCCCCGCTTTGGCCTGATGCGGGGCCGCGAATTCATCATGAAGGACGCGTATTCCTTCCATGCCAGCGAAGCGGATCTTCGCGAGACCTACGGCGCCATGGACCAGGCCTACCGCCGCATCTTTGAGCGTTGTGGCCTGGATGCCGTCCCTGTTGATGCCGACAGCGGAGCGATCGGCGGTGCCGCCTCCCAGGAGTTCATGGTGACGGCGGATGCCGGGGAAGACCTAATCCTGATCAGCGATGACGGCCAATACGCCGCCAACCAAGAGAAGGCTGTTTCGATCCCATCCGCCGCATCCCCTCTCCCCGACGGCCCGGAGGAATCGATTCCAACCCCTGGGTTGGGCAGCATCGAGAGCCTCTGCGACACAAAAGGCTGGAATCCGAGCCAGGTGGTGAAGGTGCTGCTGTTCGTGGCGACCCTGGACGATGAGACCCTCCAACCGCTGCTGGTGAGCCTCCGTGGTGACCAGGAGCTCAACCCCACCAAGGTCGTGAACGCCGTCAGCCGAACCCTCAACAAAGGTGTTCTCGATTGCCGCCCGATCACACCCGACGACACCAACCGTCAGCAGATTGATCCGATCCCCTTTGGATCGATCGGGCCCGACCTCTCGGATGACGTTCTGAAGGGAGCCAAGACCTGGGAGCCAACGTTCCTACGTCTGGCGGATGAAACCGCCAGCGAACTCGGCAGCTTCATCTGTGGTGCCAACCAGCCCGATCTGCACCGCTTCAACACCAGCTGGACCGCCATCGAGCAGAAGCCAACCAGCCTGGATCTGCGTAATGCACGGGCAGGCGACGTCTGCCAACACAACCCGAAATCACGACTGACGGAAAAAAGAGGCATCGAAGTCGGCCACATTTTTCAATTGGGCCGGAAATATTCCGAGGCCATGGAGAGCCGTTTCACCAACGAGAACGGCAAAACCGAACCGTTCTGGATGGGTTGCTACGGAATCGGCGTTTCCAGGCTGGCGCAAGCGGCCGTCGAACAGCACCACGACGACAGCGGCATCTGCTGGCCGACCGCCATCGCCCCCTTTGAAGCCATCGTGGTTGTTGCCAACATCCAGGACGACACCCAGGCCCAGCTGGGGGAAGCGCTCTATGCGGAGCTTCAAGCTGCTGACGTCGATGTGCTCCTCGACGACCGCAAAGAACGAGCCGGCGTCAAGTTCAAAGACGCGGATCTGATCGGCATCCCTTGGCGAATCGTGGTGGGACGCGACGCCAGCGAGGGCACCGTTGAGCTGGTGCGCCGCAGCAGCCGCGAGGTGCAGAAGCTTCCCCACGTTGAGGCTGTGAGCTGCCTGATCAAGGCACTCCACCCCTAA
- a CDS encoding resolvase: protein MDPAPSSAQAEALVGIDDVQKSLNRSRASVYRYTNTDPRNLNPPFNPRKLNPEYRSDQKDPLMFHPNEVARFAKDVLRIKEVTVEVLNSPSTATQQILGSILEELRLIRTHLEASGASPSDLSARLDQQDRPAA, encoded by the coding sequence ATGGATCCGGCTCCCTCATCGGCTCAAGCTGAGGCCCTGGTGGGAATTGACGACGTTCAGAAATCCCTGAACCGCTCCCGCGCTTCGGTGTATCGCTACACCAACACAGACCCCCGCAACCTCAACCCTCCGTTCAATCCCCGCAAGCTGAATCCGGAGTACCGCAGCGATCAGAAAGATCCGCTGATGTTCCACCCCAACGAGGTGGCGCGCTTCGCCAAGGATGTTCTACGCATCAAAGAAGTCACCGTTGAAGTGCTGAATTCCCCTTCAACGGCGACCCAGCAAATCCTGGGATCGATCCTTGAGGAGCTTCGACTGATCCGAACCCATCTCGAGGCAAGTGGGGCATCACCCTCTGACCTGAGTGCACGTCTTGACCAGCAGGATCGGCCCGCCGCTTAA
- a CDS encoding dihydroorotase, whose protein sequence is MNDTLLLDPVRVLRGPGHSVQLGAVLINQGVLVGFDDEARQQALGLGIKASPAADQLVAPCLVDPHSVLETPFSGDQETAVSLRHCAAAGGYGQIALLPRSSSWRDRPERLQGFSLDQDQTATVRLHLWGGFSSGGKGDELAPHGDLLEHGAIGLADDDAMVPAPLLERGLLLGEMGGCPVLVAPRDPTLQGEGLVREGVETLRAGWPADPVTSETLPLGQVLLLHQRHPERQLRLMNLSTAAAVQQLSGCESPPISSVSWWHLLTDRSMLASSNPGWRVCPSLGGPDDRQLLIQAVQQRTITAVAVHAVPLDAEDMLLPGDQRPAGLSGHHVVLPALWNALVRPGHWSVEDLWQALSFGPSALIDQPPEQLDHGSRRWLLFDPDSRWTIGSDTPGAPRAANIPWLGRELQGRVVACGLSC, encoded by the coding sequence ATGAACGACACCTTGCTGCTGGATCCGGTGCGCGTCCTGCGTGGCCCCGGACATTCGGTTCAGCTGGGTGCAGTCCTGATCAACCAAGGGGTTCTCGTCGGCTTTGACGACGAGGCGAGGCAGCAGGCCCTCGGCCTGGGCATCAAAGCCAGTCCTGCAGCGGATCAACTGGTCGCTCCCTGCCTGGTTGATCCCCATTCCGTCCTGGAGACCCCCTTCAGTGGGGATCAAGAAACAGCCGTGAGCCTGCGGCACTGTGCCGCCGCAGGAGGCTACGGCCAGATTGCCCTGCTTCCCCGCAGCAGCAGTTGGCGCGATCGTCCGGAACGACTCCAGGGATTCAGCCTCGATCAGGATCAGACGGCAACGGTTCGCCTGCACCTTTGGGGAGGCTTCAGCAGTGGTGGCAAGGGGGATGAACTTGCTCCCCATGGCGATCTTCTCGAACACGGTGCCATCGGACTGGCGGACGACGACGCCATGGTTCCAGCCCCGTTGCTGGAACGGGGATTGCTGCTCGGAGAAATGGGGGGTTGCCCGGTGCTCGTGGCACCCCGGGATCCCACTCTGCAGGGAGAGGGGCTGGTGCGGGAAGGGGTGGAGACGCTGCGGGCCGGATGGCCAGCGGATCCGGTCACCAGCGAGACCCTTCCTCTCGGCCAGGTGCTGCTGCTGCACCAACGTCATCCGGAACGACAACTGCGGCTGATGAACCTCTCCACAGCAGCGGCGGTGCAGCAGCTTTCAGGCTGCGAGTCGCCCCCCATAAGCAGCGTGAGCTGGTGGCATCTCCTCACCGACCGCAGCATGCTGGCCAGCAGCAATCCGGGCTGGCGCGTCTGCCCCTCCCTCGGTGGTCCAGACGATCGCCAGCTGTTGATCCAGGCCGTTCAGCAGCGAACGATTACTGCCGTAGCTGTCCACGCTGTTCCTCTGGATGCTGAGGACATGCTGTTGCCGGGTGACCAGCGCCCCGCAGGCCTCAGCGGCCACCATGTGGTGCTTCCTGCGCTCTGGAATGCCCTGGTGCGGCCGGGCCACTGGAGCGTTGAAGACCTTTGGCAAGCCCTCAGCTTTGGGCCGTCAGCCCTGATCGATCAGCCCCCTGAACAACTCGACCACGGCAGCAGGCGCTGGCTACTGTTTGATCCCGATTCACGCTGGACCATCGGCAGTGACACGCCAGGAGCACCACGTGCCGCCAACATCCCCTGGCTGGGGCGGGAGCTTCAGGGACGCGTTGTGGCCTGTGGCCTCAGTTGCTAA
- a CDS encoding 2Fe-2S iron-sulfur cluster-binding protein — protein MPTIRFEQEGQQVGCIEGANLRKAALDAGVNPYKSLNNLNNCSGVGQCGTCVMEVVEGQANLSPRSDVEEVYLADRPANFRLSCRTTVFGDVTVRTRPAEGVGRGSNSLVGAIKSLFGR, from the coding sequence GTGCCCACCATCCGATTCGAGCAGGAAGGCCAGCAGGTTGGCTGCATCGAGGGCGCGAATCTGCGTAAGGCTGCACTTGATGCGGGCGTCAACCCCTACAAGAGTCTCAACAACCTCAACAATTGCAGTGGCGTTGGTCAGTGCGGCACCTGCGTGATGGAGGTGGTTGAAGGGCAAGCCAACCTCTCCCCCCGCAGCGACGTTGAAGAGGTCTATCTGGCAGACCGTCCTGCAAACTTCCGCCTGAGCTGCCGCACCACAGTGTTTGGTGATGTCACCGTTCGCACCCGTCCCGCTGAAGGTGTGGGCCGCGGCTCCAACAGCCTCGTTGGTGCTATCAAATCCCTGTTCGGCCGCTGA